A region of the Bacteroidota bacterium genome:
GATTGATTTGTTGAAGGCTGAAAGTTACAGATTGAAGGTTTTCGGCCCGGGCAATTAAGGCTCTTTGATGGGATTAAATATGATTGTAGATGGCAGTTACACGCCTGGCCTGGAACACAAAACCGTTTTCACCAGGCTCAATCGAGTGACGCAACAGCAATATTCCTGTAAGAGATTTCCATGTCTCGATTCGCGTGAAGCTGGATGCCGATTGGTCCTTCTTCGATAGCTGTTTCAGACTCGTAACTCATCACTTTCCTGTCATTTAGCCAAACAGAATAGTTATTCCCAATGGCAACAATTGTCATTGCATTCCAGTCCGCTGGTTTGAGCAATTCCTTTACTCCTTCAGCCTCTACCGGATAGCCTTTCCCAGGAATGTAAGGCGAGGCTGTCATGTCACGCTTTAAGGAGCCCGACTCGCCAATCTGAATCTGATCATGTTCGTTGCGCATGAAGATGCCCGAATCTATGACACCCTGTCCCATCTTGAATTCAAATTGCATCATGAAGTTGCTGTACGACAGCTCGGTCCACAGTACTGAGCCGGACTGTTCAGGGTCGCTCGTTGCCTGCAGCACGCCATCCTGCACGCTCCACCAAATATTGTTCTCTGGCACAATCCAACCGGCGAAGTCTTTTCCGTTAAACGCGTCAGGAATTCCTGTAGATTGCGCCTGCAGGGTTACGGGTAATAGCAGCAGGAGGCTGCAGGCAATGAGGAAGCGTGGCGTTGTCATATGCTGAATGAATAGGGTTCAAGATGATTGTTCACAAATTACAGTTTTTTAAGCCGAAAATTCCTGTACTCAATTTTGTGCGGTTCACCCGTGTGTACCTGAACGCCCAGTAGGCCCTCCATCCGCCGGTTTTCAAGATCATCATCGATAACAAGGGCCATCACGCGGCTATTTACGATATGGGTGAGCGTGTTACCTCTCGCAATGATGTGGTATTGATTCCAACCATTGCTGTAAATGAACGCCTCGAGGGAGTCGCGATTGCCAAGGGATCCAATTACGTTGACCACGCCGGCGCTATCCACGTGTACCATCTCTCCACGCCAGGCTAAATACCGGCGGCCACGCTCTTCATAAGACTGTCCTGTGTAGCGGCGGCGCGGCAGGCGTTTGTCGTGGTTCGGCCCGTCGATATCCGCCTGATAGCCGGCAAGCGACCACGGCGCATCAGTCAGTTGCACGCTGCGATAATTGATGCCGCTATTGCCTTCATCCGTAACGCGATATTCAACTTTCAACTCAAAATCACCAACTGTACCTCCTCGCCAGATGATAAAGCTGTTTCGCGTTAAGATGGTCTCCGGCGTCACCTCTCCAATAAGACTACCATACTCCACACGCCAGTAGGTTGAGTCACCATCCCAGCCATTGAGCGTTTCACCATCAAAAATGGCAACAAAGTCATCATCTGATTGCTGGGCATGACTCAAGCAGGTTATGCTCGCGAGTATACATACCAAACCTAATGCTTTGAGCTTCATACTGGGGGCGTCTGCTACGTCTGTCGATTAAGCTATCCCTACATAATACGAGCGGTCCGGCTTGCGCACAAACCGGACCGCTTCTGATTAATGTTTGCTAAGCAGCTTTACGCAGACGCTGTACGCGGGCGTATGGTCGCACCATCACCGCCGGCACCATCACCGTGTGAAGGCACAGGCGTTGGTGCAACGGCACCTTGCATGTACGCTTCGAGTGTGAAATCATCCACGCGAATCGCTTCGGCTCGAGCCGCTTCCGCTCGCGCAAGCAAATCAAGCTCTTCATCGTTGATCAATCCCTGCGTATGCGCAGTGTTTGCCATTTGCTCTGGGCTGCCTTTCTCGATTTTGCCAGCGCGAACAGCTTTGGAAATCACACGAGCTACTTTATCACCCTGATACACCAGGCGAAAAGCCTGCTCAAGCTGCCCAATCGGCTCGTTTACGTTATCAGGCGTGTAGATGCCCTGCGTAAGCCGCTGACGCTGATCGCCGGGCGTCTGCATGGCGCGTGCTACAGCGTGTCCTACTTTATCTGACGGCCCGTTAGCAAGCGGATTGAGGCGAGACCACATGGCCACAGGGCCTTTGAACAACAAGCCAATCACTGGCACATCGAAGTTCTTGTAGATCCCGTTGAAGGCTTTCTGCATTTCGCTAAAGGCGTACTGCATCGACCATTTCAGGTAAGGCAGATCTTCCTTGGGCCGGCCTTCTGCTTCGAAGCGGCGCAACGTAGCAGCGACAAGATACATCCACGAGAAGATGTCGGCATAGCGCCCGGTGAGCTTCTCTTTGCGCTTGAGGTTACCACCGAGGCCGATCAGCGCAACATCTGCAAGAAATGCAAACGAAGCTGAAGCCCAGCCCAGTTTGCGCCAGTACCGTGCGGATGGTCCGGAAACTGGCGATCCTGCAAGCCGGCCACGGGTCAACGTTAGCAACAATGCCCGGAAGCTGTTGCGTATTGTGTGCCCTACGTGGCTGGTGAATGCACCGTCAAATCGCTTCACATCGCCGTGCATCAAACCCTGAATTTCATCATAGATGTAGGGATGACAACGGATGGCGCCCTGACCAAAGATCATCAGCGTACGGGTCAGGATGTTTGCCCCTTCTACCGTGATGCCAATCGGCGTATTCATGTAGGCAGTAGCCACCAGGTTTTTTGGGCCCCAGGAAATGGCGTTGCCCCCGAGAATATCCATGCCGTGGTTGATCACCTTACGCTGCAACTCGGTGAAGTTGTACTTGGCGATGGCAGTCACAACCGCCGGCGCAACTCCCTGCTGGAGTGCGCCACAGGTGTACTTGCGCGCGGCTTCCATCATGTAGTTGTATCCGCCAATTTCTGCCAGTGGCTCTTCGATACCTTCGAACAAGCCAATGGGCAATCCAAACTGCTTGCGCACCTTGGCGTGCGCAGAAGCAACGCGGAAGACCAGCTTGCTACCACCAGCTGCTGAGGCAGGCAGTGAAATACCGCGGCCTGCAGCCAGCGATTCCATCAACATACGCCAACCCTGGCCGGCGCCTTCTGCGCCACCGATAATGGCATCAACAGGCACAACTACATCGTGGCCTTCAGTTGGGCAGTTGTAAAAAGGCACGCCCAATGGATCATGCCGCTTGCCGAGTTCTACGCCATCCAGTCCGGTAGAAATCAAAGCACACGTGATACCGGGTGCAGTACCTTTGCCCAACAAGTTATCCGGGTCGCGCAGTTTGAACGCAAGTCCAAGCACCGTTGAGATCGCAGCTAGTGTGATATACCGTTTGCGCCAGTTAAGGCGGACATACAGCGCACCATCATCACCACGAAATACGACGCCGCTGGAGCTGATCGCGCCAGCATCTGACCCCGCGTTGGGTTCTGTGAGGGCAAACGCAGGAATGTCTTCCCCACGCGCAAGGCGGGGCAAATAGTGGTCTCTTTGCTCCTGGGTGCCATAATGGATTAGCAATTCTGCCGGCCCGAGCGAGTTGGGCACCATTACAGTAGTAGCAAGCGGTCCGCACCGTGAAGACAGTTTCTGAACAACCGCGCTGTTGGCCAGTGGTGAGAACTCGAGGCCGCCATACTTCTTCGGAATAATCATCCCAAAGAACCGGTCGCGTTTCATGATTTCCCAGGCTTCAGCCGGTAATCCTTTTTGCTGGAATACCTCCCAATCGTGCGTTACGCTGCAAAGGTCTTCAACCGGTCCATCCAGGAACGCCTGTTCTTCAGCTGTTAACGACGGGTAGGGTTCGTTGACAATGCGTTTGCCATCGGGCTTACCCGAAAACAACTCCCCTTCTACCCACACATTGCCGGCTTCAATGGCCGTTTGCTCGGTTTGAGAAATCGTTGGTAAGAACTTGAGGGCATTCAACAACTTCAGCACGGGGCCAGTGAACAGCATGCGCCGCAGGAATGGCAGATTGAGCACAACGGCAAGGACGCCAAAGGTAGCCCACAGCCAGGTTGGTGCAGCAAATCCATAGAGCGCAGCTACACCGGCGATGGTCCATAACCAAAGCGGAGCCCCTGTATACCCCAGCACAACGAGTACCGCAAGCACACTCAGTGCTACCGTCCATGCCGGCAGGCTGGCGAAGAATTCAAAATAGGGTAAGTTCATTGGATTTCGGGTTTAGTGTATAAGTAACGCAAGCACTGATGTACTAGCGCATCATATTTTCAAAGACCGCTGCTGCACCCATTCCCCCACCAATACACATCGTGCAGATGCCATAGCGGACGCCCCGCCGTTTCATCTCATGCAACAGCGTGGCTGTTAGCTTTGCCCCGGTACATCCAAGCGGGTGCCCGAGGGCAATAGCACCACCATTTACATTTACAATATCTTCAGAAAGCCCGGTTTCTTTCACAACCGCCAGCGCCTGCGAGGCAAAAGCTTCGTTGAGTTCAACCAGTCCAATATCGGAAACAGACAGGCCTGTTTGTTTAAGGACTTTCTTGATGGCGTTGATTGGGCCAATCCCCATCAATTCTGGTGCAACGCCTGCAACAGCATAGCCGGCAATACGCGCCATCGGATCAACACCCAGCGACTTCAGCGCGCTTTCGCTAACAATGACGCTTGCAGCAGCACCGTCAGACATTTGCGATGCATTCCCAGCCGTAACCGTACCACCCATCCGAAATACGGGGCGCAGTCTGGCCAATGCTTCAATGCTCGTATCAGCACGCGGCCCTTCGTCCGTATCAAAAGTTATGGTGTTGGTGTGCACTTGCCCGGCCTTGTAAGCTGTATGCTTCACATCCATTTTCACAATTTCATCAGCAAACCGGCCCGCTTTTATAGCATCCACAGCGCGTTGATGCGACTGAAATGCAAAGCGATCCTGTTCTTCGCGCGACACTTCGTATTTGGCCGCAACATTTTCTGCCGTGCTGCCCATACCGATATATACATCCGGATCATCCACAACCACATCCGGATCCGGCGAAAAGTAAAATCCTGTCATCGGCACCTGGCTCATCGACTCAGCTCCGCCGGCAACAACGATGTCTGTATGGCCAGCCATGATCGCCTGAGAAGCCATGACAATGGTCTGCAAACCCGATGAACAGAAGCGGTTAATTGTAGCACCGGGTACCTCATCGGGCAAACCTGCGCGTTGCGCAATAACGCGCCCCATATTCATCCCTTGCGGCCCTTCCGGCATGGCGCAGCCGATCAGGACATCATCGACCTGCTCATCTTCCAATCCATTAACCCGATTGAGGGCTTCGCGGACAACAACACCCCCCATATCTTCGGGGCGCGTATGCACCAGCGTGCCACGCTTTGCTTTGCCAACCGCAGTCCGAACGCTACTGACAATATATGCTCCGTTTCTAGCTTCCATAAATCTATTTATATCCGATCTATCTCAATAGTAAGTTACTTCCTGACACCTTCCCGAAGGATAGCGCCAGTAATTCGGGTAGTGTTTTTCCCGGGGCGTTAGTTTCTCAGTGGCTTGTTCTTTGTAAGAATATGTTCGATACGCTCCTGCGTCTTTTTCTCGCCACAAAGCCGGAGAAACACTTCTCGTTCCAGCTCAACCAGGTAATCTTCGTGAACCTCTTGAGGTCCACTCAGGTCACCTCCCGTCATAACATGGGCGAGCTGCACCGCAAGGAATCGATCGTATTCACTGATAAACCCGCCGTTTTCATATTGACGGACGCCCACTTCGAGCGCAGCCCGGCCAGGCCGGCCCAGCACCATCACATGGGTATTCACTGGCGGTGGCAGATAGCCAGACTCAGACAAGGCAAAGACGGTGTCCTTGGCTACAGGGAAACGCCGCGCGTCATTCATCACCACGGTAGCACGTGGTGAGAGATAGCCCATTTCTTTTGCCATAAGTCCACTCGCAGAAACCGTAGCCATTGCTACCTGCTGGAAGTACACTTGCAAATAATCGAGCACCTGGTTTGAGAAGCCGGCCGCTGCGCGCTGCGCTGCCATAACGGTGAGGAAGGTCGTCCCTGTGCCGGCCGGAATCAGCCCAACACCAAGCTCTACAAGCCCCATATAGCTTTCAGCAGCAGCGACAGGCTGATACGAAGCCATACAAATTTCGCAGCCACCTCCTAGCACGCGCTGGTGTGGCGCCATAACCACCGGTACCTGCGCATACCGGATGCGCTGCACAGCCTTTTGGAAATTGGCAATCGTTTCGTCGATCAGGTGGTATTTACCTTCCTGCGCAGCGGCTGCCATTTCACCGAGGTTGGCCCCCACCGAAAAGTTTTTGCCTTCGTTGGCAACTACAATACCACGAATATTGGGATCATTCTCTGCTTTCTCTATCACATCCAGAAAGCCCTGCATCACCTTGCTACCGAGCGAATTCGCTTTGGACCGGAATTCGTATAGCGCAACACCATCGCCCATGTCGAGCAATGCGGCCTCCTCGTTCCGCCACAATTCAGCTTGCTTGTTTGTTTTGATGAGGGTCAGGCCACGCTCATCAGCAGGCTGTTGAGCAGCACTGTATCCCCCTTTTTCGGGCAGGTATACCTGTGGTTCATTGCCGGCATCTTTGTAGAAACCGGTAGCACCGACTGCTTCCATTTTATCAACCCAGGCCGGCAAAGTCTGTCCGGCTGCGCGCATATCATCCAGCACTTGCTTGAATCCGATTGCATCCCAGATACCAAACGGCCCCAGTTCCCAACCAAATCCCCACTGCATGGCACGGTCGATATCCGAAGGATCATCAGCAATTTCGGGAATGCGACGCGCGCTGTAGCCAAGCATATCGTGTGTGGAAGCGCGGAAGAACTGGCCGGCACGACCTGTATCTGCATAGAGGGCTTGCAAGCGTGCCGGCAGTGCGCCAGCTTTTTTGATTGCTTTCAAGTCGCCAAGATCCATCTCAGCCGCTGGTGTATAGTCGCCGCTGACAGGGTCAATCGAGAGGATGTCGCGCCCTACCTTTTTGTAAAACCCGGCTTTGGTTTTTGAGCCCAGTGCACCATTTTCCACCAGACTTTTCAAAAGCGCCGGCGGCACAAATATCTCACGGCTTTCGTCCTCCGGAATGGCATCGTACAGGTTGGTTGCTACGTGCAACATGGTATCCAATCCGACGACATCTGCCGTACGGAAGGTACCAGATCTTGGTCGGCCCGTAAGCGGACCCGTCAGGGTGTCGACTTCTTCGATGGAATATCCGCCTTCAGTAAATGACCGAATGGCGTGCATCATACCGTAAATACCGATACGATTGCCGATGAAGTTAGGGGTGTCTTTGGCGACAACAATCCCTTTGCCCAGGTGTACGCGACCAAAATGAGCAACGCGCGCAATAATCTCTGGGGCAGTGTCTGGTGTAGGAATGATTTCTAACAGGCGGAGGTAGCGCGGCGGATTGAAAAAATGGGTGCCCAGGAATCGTCTCCTGAAGCTTAATGGCAATCCTTCTGAAATCAGATGGATGGGCAATCCGCTCGTGTTTGTGGACACGATGGTTTTATCACTTACCGTTTCAGCGATGCGCGCCATGACCTGGCGCTTGATGTCCATACGCTCGACGACAGCCTCAATCACCCACTCGGCGTCAGCTACCCAGTCGAAGTTTTCCTCGAAATTGCCCAGTTGTATGCGTTTGGCAACTGCCGGCGTAAACAGCGGCGCCGGCTTCAGTTTTGTTGCTTTCTTGAACAGCTTCTCGACAACAGCATTTTTGCTGCCTTCTGCTGGCGCGATATCGAGCAACCGAACCTGTAGGCCTGCATTCGCAAGATGCGCGGCAATCTGCGCACCCATCGTCCCTGCCCCCAGCACGGTTACTTTGCTGAATGTCTTGTAAGCTCGTGCGTTAGACCAATCTATATGTCCCACTTCAAGCGTATTCACTTCCATGTGTTAATCAATATTTAAGGTGTTGCTGCGCAAGCCTTAACACGCCGGCAGCATCTATATCAAGTTGATGCGTAATTGAATGTCAGGATGCGAGCACTTTTCTATGTGCCTTCGCCTCCGAGTCATTGTATAAAGCTTTGATCGCGTCTGCAAATCGTTCATGCACCAGTTTGCGCTTGACGCTCAGTTTTGGTGTCATTAATCCATTTTCAATGGTCAAATGGTCTGTCATCAATCGAAATGACTTGATGGTATTCCAATGGTCCATGCCTTCGTTTGCCACAGTTACCAATTCCTCATAGCGTTGCAATACCTTTGGATGCTGCACAAGCCGCTCCATTGGGATATCCGCATTGAGGCCACGGGTACCGGCAAAAATACGCAAGGTATCCTGTTCCACAAAAAGCAACGCTGCGCAATACTTCTGTCCAAGGCCAACAACCACGGCCTGCTCAATCAGGGGATGGCTGCGCAACCGATTTTCCAGTGGCTGCGGCATAACGTACTTGCCTGTTGAAAGCTTGAAGAGGTCTTTTTTCCGATCTGTAATGCGCAAAAATCCATCGGCTGATAACTCGCCGATATCACCGGTGTGAAACCAGCCATCTGCATCTATAGCTTCTGCGGTACGCTCGTCGTTGTGGTAATATCCCTGCATCACATGGTGGCCGCGTGTCAGAATTTCGCCATCATCAGCAATCTGGACTTCAACACCGGGCAGCGGCTCGCCCACTGTGCCGGCGCGGTTACGGTCGGGCCGGTTAAACGAGATAACAGGGCTGGTTTCAGTCAGTCCATATCCCTGCAAAATCGTTACCCCTGCTGCACCAAACAGGTTGGTTAGTTTGCCGTCCAGGGCAGCGCCACCTGTGATGATAAATTTGATGCGCCCACCCAATGCAGCGCGCCATTTTCTAAATACAAGCCGGTTTGCCATCTGTAGCTGTACCCGCTTACCAGCCGGCAGCTTTTTGTCGACCTCGTACGATTCGGCCAAATCAAGCGACCAGTTCACCAACCGCTTCTGTACACCAGATAACAACGCTATTTTTTCGAGAATCCGGCCGTAAACTTTTTCCAGTACCCGCGGAACGGTCGCGAACATGGTCGGACGTACCCGTTTCAGGTCTTCCCCAAGTAAATCTGGTGTTGTAAAATAAATCGTGAGGGCATACCCCAACACGCCGTACCACAGGGTTCTTGCAAAGATATGGGATAAAGGCAAGAAGGACAGTACAACGTCACCCCGTTGCCCGCCTTTCACCGTGCCCAGTTCAGCATAAGCAGTCAGGGCATTTGCAGCTATATTCTCGTGGGTTAACAGGACACCTTTGGGTTCTCCTGTTGTGCCGCTCGTATAGACAATGGATGCAATATCTTTCGGCTTGATATCCGCAACCATCTCTTTTACACGATCAGGCGCATCAACCATTTTCTTTGCGCCACGCAACCGAACGGTAGCCATCGACAGCCATTGTACGCCTTCAGGTAGCGGTGTCAGCTTCTGGTCTTCTTCAGGCTCAGCAACAATTACGGTTCGAATTTCGGGCGCTTCTGCCAGCAATTCATCAATGTCGTGCAGCCGCGTCAAACTCGACACAAAAAGCGCACGGGATCCGCTGTGGCGCAGAATGAATTCGTTGGCACCCGGCGACTGGTTCAGGTATATGGGAACGTCCACCAGGCCGGCAATAAGGCTGCCCATATCTGCAAGGCAGAAGTTAGTATCACTCTCCATGTACAGCGCCACCCGGTCTCCAGGATTTAGTCCAAGGTCGAGTAAACCAAGGGCCAACTGTTCAGCCTGATCCCTGAATGCTTCGATGGAGAGGGTTTCCCAGTCCTCCCCATTACGACGGTTGAACATGCGCCGGTTGTCATATTTGCTAATTGCGTCATATAACAACTGGGGAAGTGTTTTGCCCAAGACAGGGGTACCAGATCCTTTGGCATAACTCGACTGGGGGTGTACCCGTGCGACATCAGTTTTGTGTATCTCCTGTACGGCCTGTTCCATAGGTACCATCGGTTTGTTTTTTCAAACTAACATGGTTGCCTTGCCTGGACTGGAAGCGCTACCAGCACCCTCCATTTATCCCCGGCGTCTGGCTATATTTACTGGCTAAAGCACTACTCAGGCAGTGCTAAATTGTGGCTTGGCAACACTGCGAACAATGTTATCAAGCATGTTTTCAATA
Encoded here:
- a CDS encoding DUF1080 domain-containing protein, yielding MTTPRFLIACSLLLLLPVTLQAQSTGIPDAFNGKDFAGWIVPENNIWWSVQDGVLQATSDPEQSGSVLWTELSYSNFMMQFEFKMGQGVIDSGIFMRNEHDQIQIGESGSLKRDMTASPYIPGKGYPVEAEGVKELLKPADWNAMTIVAIGNNYSVWLNDRKVMSYESETAIEEGPIGIQLHANRDMEISYRNIAVASLD
- a CDS encoding DUF1080 domain-containing protein yields the protein MSHAQQSDDDFVAIFDGETLNGWDGDSTYWRVEYGSLIGEVTPETILTRNSFIIWRGGTVGDFELKVEYRVTDEGNSGINYRSVQLTDAPWSLAGYQADIDGPNHDKRLPRRRYTGQSYEERGRRYLAWRGEMVHVDSAGVVNVIGSLGNRDSLEAFIYSNGWNQYHIIARGNTLTHIVNSRVMALVIDDDLENRRMEGLLGVQVHTGEPHKIEYRNFRLKKL
- a CDS encoding acyl-CoA dehydrogenase; amino-acid sequence: MNLPYFEFFASLPAWTVALSVLAVLVVLGYTGAPLWLWTIAGVAALYGFAAPTWLWATFGVLAVVLNLPFLRRMLFTGPVLKLLNALKFLPTISQTEQTAIEAGNVWVEGELFSGKPDGKRIVNEPYPSLTAEEQAFLDGPVEDLCSVTHDWEVFQQKGLPAEAWEIMKRDRFFGMIIPKKYGGLEFSPLANSAVVQKLSSRCGPLATTVMVPNSLGPAELLIHYGTQEQRDHYLPRLARGEDIPAFALTEPNAGSDAGAISSSGVVFRGDDGALYVRLNWRKRYITLAAISTVLGLAFKLRDPDNLLGKGTAPGITCALISTGLDGVELGKRHDPLGVPFYNCPTEGHDVVVPVDAIIGGAEGAGQGWRMLMESLAAGRGISLPASAAGGSKLVFRVASAHAKVRKQFGLPIGLFEGIEEPLAEIGGYNYMMEAARKYTCGALQQGVAPAVVTAIAKYNFTELQRKVINHGMDILGGNAISWGPKNLVATAYMNTPIGITVEGANILTRTLMIFGQGAIRCHPYIYDEIQGLMHGDVKRFDGAFTSHVGHTIRNSFRALLLTLTRGRLAGSPVSGPSARYWRKLGWASASFAFLADVALIGLGGNLKRKEKLTGRYADIFSWMYLVAATLRRFEAEGRPKEDLPYLKWSMQYAFSEMQKAFNGIYKNFDVPVIGLLFKGPVAMWSRLNPLANGPSDKVGHAVARAMQTPGDQRQRLTQGIYTPDNVNEPIGQLEQAFRLVYQGDKVARVISKAVRAGKIEKGSPEQMANTAHTQGLINDEELDLLARAEAARAEAIRVDDFTLEAYMQGAVAPTPVPSHGDGAGGDGATIRPRTASA
- a CDS encoding thiolase family protein, which produces MEARNGAYIVSSVRTAVGKAKRGTLVHTRPEDMGGVVVREALNRVNGLEDEQVDDVLIGCAMPEGPQGMNMGRVIAQRAGLPDEVPGATINRFCSSGLQTIVMASQAIMAGHTDIVVAGGAESMSQVPMTGFYFSPDPDVVVDDPDVYIGMGSTAENVAAKYEVSREEQDRFAFQSHQRAVDAIKAGRFADEIVKMDVKHTAYKAGQVHTNTITFDTDEGPRADTSIEALARLRPVFRMGGTVTAGNASQMSDGAAASVIVSESALKSLGVDPMARIAGYAVAGVAPELMGIGPINAIKKVLKQTGLSVSDIGLVELNEAFASQALAVVKETGLSEDIVNVNGGAIALGHPLGCTGAKLTATLLHEMKRRGVRYGICTMCIGGGMGAAAVFENMMR
- a CDS encoding 3-hydroxyacyl-CoA dehydrogenase/enoyl-CoA hydratase family protein; amino-acid sequence: MEVNTLEVGHIDWSNARAYKTFSKVTVLGAGTMGAQIAAHLANAGLQVRLLDIAPAEGSKNAVVEKLFKKATKLKPAPLFTPAVAKRIQLGNFEENFDWVADAEWVIEAVVERMDIKRQVMARIAETVSDKTIVSTNTSGLPIHLISEGLPLSFRRRFLGTHFFNPPRYLRLLEIIPTPDTAPEIIARVAHFGRVHLGKGIVVAKDTPNFIGNRIGIYGMMHAIRSFTEGGYSIEEVDTLTGPLTGRPRSGTFRTADVVGLDTMLHVATNLYDAIPEDESREIFVPPALLKSLVENGALGSKTKAGFYKKVGRDILSIDPVSGDYTPAAEMDLGDLKAIKKAGALPARLQALYADTGRAGQFFRASTHDMLGYSARRIPEIADDPSDIDRAMQWGFGWELGPFGIWDAIGFKQVLDDMRAAGQTLPAWVDKMEAVGATGFYKDAGNEPQVYLPEKGGYSAAQQPADERGLTLIKTNKQAELWRNEEAALLDMGDGVALYEFRSKANSLGSKVMQGFLDVIEKAENDPNIRGIVVANEGKNFSVGANLGEMAAAAQEGKYHLIDETIANFQKAVQRIRYAQVPVVMAPHQRVLGGGCEICMASYQPVAAAESYMGLVELGVGLIPAGTGTTFLTVMAAQRAAAGFSNQVLDYLQVYFQQVAMATVSASGLMAKEMGYLSPRATVVMNDARRFPVAKDTVFALSESGYLPPPVNTHVMVLGRPGRAALEVGVRQYENGGFISEYDRFLAVQLAHVMTGGDLSGPQEVHEDYLVELEREVFLRLCGEKKTQERIEHILTKNKPLRN
- a CDS encoding long-chain fatty acid--CoA ligase, which gives rise to MEQAVQEIHKTDVARVHPQSSYAKGSGTPVLGKTLPQLLYDAISKYDNRRMFNRRNGEDWETLSIEAFRDQAEQLALGLLDLGLNPGDRVALYMESDTNFCLADMGSLIAGLVDVPIYLNQSPGANEFILRHSGSRALFVSSLTRLHDIDELLAEAPEIRTVIVAEPEEDQKLTPLPEGVQWLSMATVRLRGAKKMVDAPDRVKEMVADIKPKDIASIVYTSGTTGEPKGVLLTHENIAANALTAYAELGTVKGGQRGDVVLSFLPLSHIFARTLWYGVLGYALTIYFTTPDLLGEDLKRVRPTMFATVPRVLEKVYGRILEKIALLSGVQKRLVNWSLDLAESYEVDKKLPAGKRVQLQMANRLVFRKWRAALGGRIKFIITGGAALDGKLTNLFGAAGVTILQGYGLTETSPVISFNRPDRNRAGTVGEPLPGVEVQIADDGEILTRGHHVMQGYYHNDERTAEAIDADGWFHTGDIGELSADGFLRITDRKKDLFKLSTGKYVMPQPLENRLRSHPLIEQAVVVGLGQKYCAALLFVEQDTLRIFAGTRGLNADIPMERLVQHPKVLQRYEELVTVANEGMDHWNTIKSFRLMTDHLTIENGLMTPKLSVKRKLVHERFADAIKALYNDSEAKAHRKVLAS